The genomic interval GTTGCAAGTACTATATGTTGATACTTGAAAAATTTTAAGCACTGTATATAGTAGTTCTTGTGCCATCGCTCAAAAGGAGGCGTGGAAGTTATGAGCACCACAATGGATGATCAAACAGCTCGCAAGACAATCGCGAATGCAAGCGCGAATACGCAAGATGCTGACGGTGAACGCTATATAAGCCAACCAGAACTTGTAGCTCGCGGCAGTGTTATTGGATCTGTTGTGTATTTTTCTTCCGCATCAGAAAATACCTCACGTTTTATTCACAGCTGTAAGCTGGAAGAGCACGGTATTAACGTATATCGCATTCCGATGCGTCCGAAGGATCCGGCATTACACATTGATGAACCGTATATTCTCGTTGTTCCCACATATGGTGGAGGAGTAGCGAAGAAAGCAGTTCCTATACAGGTGAAGCGATTTCTTAATGACCCGGCAAATCGTGCAGGAATTCGAGGAGTTATTGCCAGCGGAAATACAAACTTTGGTGAAGCATTTTGTATGGCGGGTGATATGGTTGCTGCAAAATGTAAAGTGCCTTTTATGTACTATTTTGAGCTGATGGGCACACAAACTGATCGTGAAAAAGTAACGCGTGGAGTGGTTGATTTCTTTAAGAAGTCCTCACGTGAATAAGCTCACATAGAGTGCTCTTTAAGCGAGTGAAGTTAGAGCTTACGGGTAACATAGAAGCAGTTCATTTACGGGTTATACTGTGCGCACCACAGATTTTCCCGCGAGAAAAATCAGGAGAAAATATGGCAGATAACGCTGTTTACGACGCATCGCAAGACTATCATGCATTAAACGCGATGTTGAATTTATATGATGAAAATCATCAGATTCAGTTCGATAAGGATATTGCTGCAGCGGATCTTTTTGTGCATGGGGAAGTAGCTGAACGCACGAAGAAGTTCAACTCAGTACAAGAACGCCTAGCTTTCTTGTTTGACAACTTGTATTACAACAAGAGCGTCTTCGATGCATATTCTCCTGAATTCTTAGATAAGATTTATGCGTATGCTGATTCTTTCAACTTCAGCTTTGAAACCTTCTTGGGCGCTTTTAAATTCTATTCTTCCTATGCGCTGAAGAGTTTTGACGGCAAAGAATATTTGGAAAACTTTGAGCAGCGTACTGTGGCTGTGGCTTTGGAATTAGCTGCAGGCGATGAAACTAAGGCGATGGAGTTTGTGGAAGAGATTATTACCGGTCGCTTCCAGCCGGCAACTCCAACCTTCTTAAACTTGGGTAAAGCTCAGCGTGGCGAGCCAGTATCTTGCTTCTTGGTGCGTATTGAAGACAATATGGAGTCCATTTCGCGCGCAATTAATGCCTCTTTGCAGCTGTCTAAGCGTGGTGGTGGTGTTGCTCTGCTTCTAAGTAACTTGCGTGAAACTGGAGCTCCAATTAAGCATATTGAAAATCAGTCTTCTGGCGTTGTTCCTGTGATGAAGCTGCTCGAAGATTCTTTCTCGTATGCTAATCAGCTGGGCGCACGTCAGGGTGCAGGAGCAGTATATTTAAGCGCTCATCATCCAGACATTTTGATGTTTATGGATACCAAGCGCGAAAATGCTGATGAAAAGATTCGTATTAAGACGCTGTCTTTGGGCGTGGTTATTCCAGATATTACGTTTGAGCTGTCTAAGAAGAAGGAGCCAATGGCTCTGTTTAGCCCATACGATGTAGAGCGTGAATACGGTAAGCCATTTGCAGATGTTCCTATTACTGAGAACTACTACGATATGGTCAACAATCCTCGTATTAAGAAGACATATATTAATCCTCGCGACTTCTTCCGCACTATTGCTGAAATTCAGTTCGAATCAGGATACCCATATATTGTTTTCGAAGACACAGTCAATAAAGCAAACCCTATTGACGGTCGTATTACGATGTCTAATCTGTGCTCCGAAATCTTGCAGGTTCAGGAACCAAGCGTTCTGAATGAAGATCTCACGTTCGCTCATGTGGGACGCGATATTTCTTGTAATCTCGGTTCGCTCAATATTGCCAAAGCAATGGATGGTGGGTTAGCAGGAAGCGTTGAACGTGCTATTTACGCTCTGTCTTCCGTAGCTGATCATACAAGCATTGAATCTGTGCCATCTATTAAGCGCGGAAATGATGAAGGTCATGCTATTGGTTTAGGTCAGATGAATTTGCATGGCTTCTTAGCGCGTGAAGGTATGTTCTATGGTTCTGAAGAAGCTTTGGACTTTACCGATATGTACTTTATGACCGTGGCGTACCATGCTTATAAGGCAAGTCACCAGATTGCTGTGGAACGCGGTGTAAAGTTTAAGAGCTTCGATACCTCGGATTATGCAAAACCTGCAGGTCAGGGTAACTACTTTGATAAGTATACGAACGGTTCGCGCAGTCTTGAACCCCGCACGCAGAAAATTAAGGATCTGTTTAATCGTTTCGGTATTCATATTCCAACAGTGTCTGATTGGGAAGATCTCCGCGATGTTATTATTCGTGACGGCATTTACAATCAGAACCTTCAAGCAGTGCCTCCAACAGGTTCTATCTCTTACATTAACCACTCCACGAGCTCTATTCATCCGCTAGCATCAAAGATTGAAATTCGCAAGGAAGGTAAGCTGGGTCGCGTTTATTATCCAGCACCTTATATGACGAACGACAATCTTGAATACTACGATGATGCTTACGAAATTGGTTGGAAGAAAATTATTGATACTTATGCTGAAGCAACTCAGCATGTGGATCAAGGTTTGTCGTTGACTTTGTTCTTCCCAGATACTGCTACGACGCGCGACGTGAATAAAGCTCAGATTTACGCATGGCGTAAGGGAATTAAGACTTTGTACTATATTCGTATTCGCCAGGCTGCTTTGGAGGGTACGGAAGTAGAAGGCTGCGTATCCTGCATGCTCTAAGCAATAACTCTCCTCGACCTGCTGCACTGTAAAAATGTAGAGGTCGGGGAGAGTTTTATGCTGTTTCCATTATCATAAAAATATATGTGCATCACCTTGTGTAGTTAAGGACAAATTATGGTTACTGTACCAATTTCCGTGCCACGTCAGCCATTGAAGCTCATTGATCGCGTGAGCGCCATTAACTGGAATCGTTTGGAGGACGAGAAAGATCTGGAAGTATGGGATCGTTTAACAGGTAATTTCTGGTTGCCAGAAAAAGTTCCTATTTCTAATGATTTACCATCATGGAATGCTATGACAGAAGAAGAACACACACTGACGATGCGTGTTTTTACTGGTTTAACTCTGCTTGATACCATTCAGGGTACAGTAGGTGCAGTTTCCTTGATTCCTGACGCTTTAACGCCTCATGAGGAAGCTGTGTATACCAATATTTCCTTTATGGAATCTGTGCACGCAAAGAGCTATTCTTCTATCTTTTCCACGCTGGCAAGCACCAAGCAGATTGATGAAGCTTTTGCATGGTCTGAAGAAAATGAGCACTTGCAGAAGAAAGCTTCAATTGTATTGGATTATTACGAGGGTGATGATCCACTTAAGCGCAAGGTGGCTTCAACGTTATTGGAGTCTTTCCTGTTCTATTCAGGCTTCTACCTGCCAATGTATTTCTCTAGCCACGCTAAGCTCACAAATACTGCAGATGTGATTCGTCTGATTATTCGTGACGAGGCTGTGCATGGCTACTACATTGGATACAAGTATCAGAAGGGCTTGGAGCTGGTCAGTCAGGAAAAGCGCGACGAACTTGAAGAATACACTTACGATTTGCTCAACGAATTGTATGATAACGAAGCTGAATATACCGAAGATCTTTATTCTGGTGTTGGCTTAGTTGAAGATGTAGAAAAGTTCTTGCGCTATAACGCAAATAAGGCTCTTATGAATTTGGGATACCCTGCACTCTTCCCAGCCGATGCCACAGACGTGAACCCAGCAATTATTGCTTCCTTAAGCCCTAATGCTGATGAAAATCATGACTTCTTCTCTGGTTCAGGTTCGTCCTATGTTATGGGCAAAGCTGTGGAAACAGATGATGACGATTGGGACTTCTAATAATTTCTCATACAAGAGATCTCTAAGACACGCCCAATCAGCAAGATAAAAACCTAGGAATTGGGCGGAAAATTGAAGAGAGTTACGACACGCCGCAAGTGAAAACTTGCGGTAGTCGTTAATTCGTGCAATACTATTCAAGTTGCCATCGACAAGATGGGAAAATCTTGGCGGATTTCCCAAGCGGTCAAAGGGAGCGGACTGTAAATCCGCCGGCTTCGCCTTCAGTGGTTCGAATCCACTATCCGCCACGCCTCGATAGCTCAGTGGTAGAGCACTTCCTTGGTAAGGAAGAGGTCGCGGGTCCAATTCCCGCTCGAGGCTCCATAGCGGGATAGCTCAGCTGGCTAGAGCGTACGACTCATAATCGTAAGGTCGAGAGTTCGAGTCTCTCTCTCGCTACAAAGGCTGATTGTCTAATTAATAATGGAAGGTGAACAATGGCAAAAAGCGCCGATATTCGTCCAGGCATTACGCTGGCGTGCACCGAATGCAAGGAACGTAACTATCAGACGACTAAGAATCGTCGTAACACACCAGATCGTTTGGAACTCATGAAGTTCTGCCCACGTGATGGTCGTAAGACTCTCCACCGCGAGACTCGATAAAACTTCTTAAAGACCCGGCTTGACCGGGTTTTTTTATACCTAAAACACATACTGTCTGCGCAAGCACATATAACGCTGCTTGTAGAGATATGTAATGCATCGCTATACACTAGGACTATGATGACACAAAATACCCCACGCTTTGCAGATATTACGACTATGGGAGTCGGAGGTCATATTGCAGAGTTTATTGAACCAGATTCGCGTCCTGGTTTTCTTGAAGCAATTATTATGGCTGATGTGAGCGGCAAAGCATTGTGTGTTATTGGCGGCGGCTCCAATATGCTCGTCAGTGACGATGATTTTGATGGGGTAGTCGTACGTGATGCGCGTCGTCAGATTTCTGTGCTCGACGAAGCTGCACCTGTTGAGGAAGGGGCAGCGCCGTTAACCTCAGTAAGTGCCACCGCTGGTGTGCATTGGGATGATTTTGTGGATTACTGCGTGCGCATGGGATTAGCAGGCGTAGAAGCCCTGTCTGGAATTCCTGGAACAGTGGGCGCCAGTGTTGTACAAAACATCGGTGCATATGGTCAGGAAGTTGGTAGCGTTGTTTCCAGCGTTGAGGTATGGGACCGTGAAACGCAAACTGTGCGCACGCTCCTGCCGGAGGAACTCAACTTCTCTTACCGCCATTCTCTTTTGAAAAACAGCATGTATACAGCTGGGGCTCATAGTGAGCCTACTAAATATTTCCCATCTCCTCGTTACATTGTCTTGGAAGTGACTTTCACATTGATGCATTCCAGCACAAATACAGTAGACATGGCACAGCTGGCGCGCAGTCTGGATGTAGAAGTAGGAGAACGTTTTCATATCGCTGATATTCGTCGTGCGGTATTAGATATTCGAGAAGCGAAAGGCGTTCTTGAAGATACCCAACGTTATGCTAATCCGTGGATGCAAGGCACAACTGATAACGGCGTAATAAACGGTAGTAGTGAAGAAACAGATCGGGATAAATGGAGTTGCGGATCCTTCTTTATGAACCCGATTATTAGTACAGAACAAGCTGAGCGTCTTCCTGATGACGCACCACGTTTTTCTGCGCACGATCCTGAAGGTAACCCGGCAGTAAAAACTTCTGCCGCATGGCTTATCCAGCACGCAGGTTTCGCACCAGGATATCGTGTCAGTTCAAACAGTCAGGCATCGTTATCGAGTAAACACACTCTTGTTCTCACTAACCGAGGCGCCGCCCAAACAAGCGATATTGTGGAACTTGCGCGCACCATCCGAGATGGTGTTGAGCGTACATTTGGTATCAGGCTTGTTCCTGAACCTGTTTTTATCGGCGTGGAATTAGATTAAAGACGGTAAACTAAAAACTATGACATACGTAATCGCTGAACCATGTGTAGATGTAAAAGATAAAGCTTGCGTGGATGAATGCCCTGTAGATTGCATTTATGAGGGTCCTCGCACGCTCTACATTAATCCTAATGAATGCGTTGATTGTGGAGCTTGTGAGCCAGTATGTCCAACAGAAGCAATTTTCTATGAAGATGATCTTCCAGATGATTGGGCATGGTATAAAGCTGTTGCTGATGATTACTTCGCAGAAGTTGGTGATTTCGGTGGAGCTATGGGCGCAGGTCCTATTGATCATGATCATGAACTCGTTGCGCAATTACCAGCTGGCATAAACGCGCAGTAAAAAACAACGCACCTTTTCTCACATCTTATGCATCTTATATATCTTTTATGCGCGTTATCTGCATAATGCGGATAACGCAAAAGTGAGAAAATATACAAATTCTAGATACCGAAATTAATCGAATCTTTCCCGAAACGCTTGCGAATATCGTCAAGCGTTTTTTCGGTTTTTAAGGTTGTTCTTGCCGACGGTTTCGATGCAGCGTTTTTTACTGTGCTATCTGAAACGCTCTCATCTATCTGTTCAAAAAGATCGTCAAAACTTTGCTGAATAACGGTTTGAGAAGCCTTACTTAAATGCGAGGTGCTAATACCTGCCAAGCGAATCATATCCGGTAGTGGAGCTGTGGAGGAAGCGCGAGGAAGCAGCTGGTCAAGGAGAAGACGAGCTTGCTCAAAGAGTTGAGCTGCAGATTGCGTGGGAACGCTCATGGTAACAGACTTGCTTGCATATTTTAAGTGAGAAAAACGGATTTTAAGAGTTACTGTGCGCGCTACAAGACCGCGAGCGCGCAAAGTTGAGGCAGTAGAATCGCAGCATTGACGTAAAAGATTGAGAATAACCCGTGCATCTGTTGTATCTGTTTGTAATGTGCGCTCATGCCCAATAGATTTTTCTGGAGCGTTAATGATTACTGGGCGCTCATCAATGCCGCGTGCAGAAAGGAATAACGTGCGTCCAATAGCAGTTGATCCGACAGCTCGAGTAATGTCAGATTCTCGAAGTTGAGCGAGCTGGTCAACAGTGGCAACACCATAATTAGCTAATGCTCGTTGTGTAGCTGGTCCGACGCCGGGGAGAGCGCGGACGGGAAGCATACGAATAAAATCGCTATTTCTTTTATGAGGAATAAGCAGCATCCCATCAGGCTTTGCATGAGTGGAAGCAAGCTTAGCAATGAGCTTATTAGATGCAATGCCTACAGAGCAGGTTAAATCTAAGCGCTCGTGTACGGTATGGCGAATCCATTGTGCAATAGCAGTAGGAGTTTTCCATAGACGCAGAGCAGAAGATATATCCATATAGCATTCATCAACACTGACGTGCTCGACCTGGTCTGTAATTTCCTTAAAAATCTCAAAAACTTGAGCAGAAACTGCTTGATAATATGCCATGTCAACAGGTAGAAAAACGCCGTGTGGACACAGTTGACGTGCGC from Alloscardovia omnicolens carries:
- the rpmG gene encoding 50S ribosomal protein L33 → MAKSADIRPGITLACTECKERNYQTTKNRRNTPDRLELMKFCPRDGRKTLHRETR
- the nrdI gene encoding class Ib ribonucleoside-diphosphate reductase assembly flavoprotein NrdI; amino-acid sequence: MSQPELVARGSVIGSVVYFSSASENTSRFIHSCKLEEHGINVYRIPMRPKDPALHIDEPYILVVPTYGGGVAKKAVPIQVKRFLNDPANRAGIRGVIASGNTNFGEAFCMAGDMVAAKCKVPFMYYFELMGTQTDREKVTRGVVDFFKKSSRE
- the fdxA gene encoding ferredoxin, encoding MTYVIAEPCVDVKDKACVDECPVDCIYEGPRTLYINPNECVDCGACEPVCPTEAIFYEDDLPDDWAWYKAVADDYFAEVGDFGGAMGAGPIDHDHELVAQLPAGINAQ
- the dinB gene encoding DNA polymerase IV, with product MSTAPRIAAVKKDWGHDDSGCTILHIDMDAFYASCELRRHPELAGQAIIIGTGARSVVSAANYEARKFGVNSAMPVARARQLCPHGVFLPVDMAYYQAVSAQVFEIFKEITDQVEHVSVDECYMDISSALRLWKTPTAIAQWIRHTVHERLDLTCSVGIASNKLIAKLASTHAKPDGMLLIPHKRNSDFIRMLPVRALPGVGPATQRALANYGVATVDQLAQLRESDITRAVGSTAIGRTLFLSARGIDERPVIINAPEKSIGHERTLQTDTTDARVILNLLRQCCDSTASTLRARGLVARTVTLKIRFSHLKYASKSVTMSVPTQSAAQLFEQARLLLDQLLPRASSTAPLPDMIRLAGISTSHLSKASQTVIQQSFDDLFEQIDESVSDSTVKNAASKPSARTTLKTEKTLDDIRKRFGKDSINFGI
- the nrdF gene encoding class 1b ribonucleoside-diphosphate reductase subunit beta; protein product: MVTVPISVPRQPLKLIDRVSAINWNRLEDEKDLEVWDRLTGNFWLPEKVPISNDLPSWNAMTEEEHTLTMRVFTGLTLLDTIQGTVGAVSLIPDALTPHEEAVYTNISFMESVHAKSYSSIFSTLASTKQIDEAFAWSEENEHLQKKASIVLDYYEGDDPLKRKVASTLLESFLFYSGFYLPMYFSSHAKLTNTADVIRLIIRDEAVHGYYIGYKYQKGLELVSQEKRDELEEYTYDLLNELYDNEAEYTEDLYSGVGLVEDVEKFLRYNANKALMNLGYPALFPADATDVNPAIIASLSPNADENHDFFSGSGSSYVMGKAVETDDDDWDF
- the nrdE gene encoding class 1b ribonucleoside-diphosphate reductase subunit alpha → MADNAVYDASQDYHALNAMLNLYDENHQIQFDKDIAAADLFVHGEVAERTKKFNSVQERLAFLFDNLYYNKSVFDAYSPEFLDKIYAYADSFNFSFETFLGAFKFYSSYALKSFDGKEYLENFEQRTVAVALELAAGDETKAMEFVEEIITGRFQPATPTFLNLGKAQRGEPVSCFLVRIEDNMESISRAINASLQLSKRGGGVALLLSNLRETGAPIKHIENQSSGVVPVMKLLEDSFSYANQLGARQGAGAVYLSAHHPDILMFMDTKRENADEKIRIKTLSLGVVIPDITFELSKKKEPMALFSPYDVEREYGKPFADVPITENYYDMVNNPRIKKTYINPRDFFRTIAEIQFESGYPYIVFEDTVNKANPIDGRITMSNLCSEILQVQEPSVLNEDLTFAHVGRDISCNLGSLNIAKAMDGGLAGSVERAIYALSSVADHTSIESVPSIKRGNDEGHAIGLGQMNLHGFLAREGMFYGSEEALDFTDMYFMTVAYHAYKASHQIAVERGVKFKSFDTSDYAKPAGQGNYFDKYTNGSRSLEPRTQKIKDLFNRFGIHIPTVSDWEDLRDVIIRDGIYNQNLQAVPPTGSISYINHSTSSIHPLASKIEIRKEGKLGRVYYPAPYMTNDNLEYYDDAYEIGWKKIIDTYAEATQHVDQGLSLTLFFPDTATTRDVNKAQIYAWRKGIKTLYYIRIRQAALEGTEVEGCVSCML
- a CDS encoding UDP-N-acetylmuramate dehydrogenase — encoded protein: MMTQNTPRFADITTMGVGGHIAEFIEPDSRPGFLEAIIMADVSGKALCVIGGGSNMLVSDDDFDGVVVRDARRQISVLDEAAPVEEGAAPLTSVSATAGVHWDDFVDYCVRMGLAGVEALSGIPGTVGASVVQNIGAYGQEVGSVVSSVEVWDRETQTVRTLLPEELNFSYRHSLLKNSMYTAGAHSEPTKYFPSPRYIVLEVTFTLMHSSTNTVDMAQLARSLDVEVGERFHIADIRRAVLDIREAKGVLEDTQRYANPWMQGTTDNGVINGSSEETDRDKWSCGSFFMNPIISTEQAERLPDDAPRFSAHDPEGNPAVKTSAAWLIQHAGFAPGYRVSSNSQASLSSKHTLVLTNRGAAQTSDIVELARTIRDGVERTFGIRLVPEPVFIGVELD